In the genome of Phosphitispora fastidiosa, one region contains:
- a CDS encoding FHA domain-containing protein: MTDLRRRGNRAFGQAEASRASSGAELVITGSDDPALKQGEVIYLDRQTHLGRGSHNNIKLTSSFASHNHARIIFQDDGFFLEDLNSINGTYINGVRVNESVPLVHGDTIAVAGVTFKFVRWEYEVE; encoded by the coding sequence GTGACTGACTTGCGGCGCCGGGGGAATAGAGCTTTTGGTCAGGCCGAAGCCTCCCGGGCATCCAGCGGGGCGGAGCTGGTGATTACTGGAAGCGATGACCCGGCTCTGAAACAGGGTGAGGTTATTTATCTGGACAGGCAGACCCATCTGGGCAGGGGCAGTCATAATAATATAAAGCTGACCAGCTCATTTGCATCTCATAATCATGCCAGGATTATTTTTCAGGATGACGGGTTTTTTTTGGAGGATTTAAACAGCATAAATGGAACATATATTAATGGTGTACGAGTCAATGAATCAGTTCCTCTGGTGCATGGTGATACTATAGCTGTTGCGGGAGTAACCTTCAAGTTTGTGAGGTGGGAGTATGAAGTGGAGTAA
- a CDS encoding Stp1/IreP family PP2C-type Ser/Thr phosphatase: MKWSKLSHVGLVRKNNEDNCCVCDDLQLLAVADGMGGHKAGEVASKLALDAISGYLRKNSAVLEEDPIEALQMAFRHANTTVYEYAQKDRENFRGMGTTVTAALIRGEKVYIAHVGDSRAYLVRGSVIKLLTSDHSLVNELLLNGSLTEEEAENHPQKNVLTRAIGTAASVDVDVVKENVIEEDIILLCTDGLSNMINVEEIGQMAGAGETLGARARHFIDKALDRGGDDNITVVLYQAE; encoded by the coding sequence ATGAAGTGGAGTAAGCTGTCCCATGTTGGATTGGTAAGAAAGAATAATGAAGATAACTGCTGTGTCTGTGATGACCTGCAGCTATTAGCCGTAGCTGACGGAATGGGGGGGCACAAGGCAGGGGAGGTGGCCAGTAAACTGGCTCTTGATGCTATCTCAGGATACCTGCGGAAAAACAGCGCTGTCTTGGAGGAGGACCCGATCGAAGCTCTGCAAATGGCCTTCAGGCATGCCAATACGACAGTGTATGAATATGCCCAGAAAGACAGGGAAAATTTCCGCGGTATGGGGACAACTGTCACCGCAGCCCTGATCAGGGGTGAAAAAGTATATATTGCCCACGTGGGGGATTCCCGGGCTTATTTGGTACGGGGTTCTGTAATTAAACTCTTGACCAGTGACCATTCACTGGTCAATGAACTGCTGCTGAACGGCAGCCTGACAGAAGAGGAGGCGGAAAACCACCCCCAGAAGAATGTGCTGACAAGGGCAATCGGTACAGCCGCATCTGTAGATGTGGATGTAGTTAAAGAAAATGTTATTGAAGAAGATATTATACTTCTATGTACCGACGGTTTGTCCAATATGATTAACGTTGAAGAGATAGGTCAGATGGCAGGTGCGGGAGAAACCCTGGGAGCACGCGCCAGACATTTTATTGATAAGGCCCTGGACAGGGGCGGAGATGATAATATTACGGTAGTACTTTACCAGGCAGAATAG
- a CDS encoding FtsW/RodA/SpoVE family cell cycle protein — translation MMYSGKREHERSLFIYVILFLWMGLLGLFGADSETFAAAGFKQPLLFAALVSLGLIAVHLLLEKWRFRGDQFLFPLTSMLSVAGLVMILRLEPDYAMRQSIWLFTGLAAFLATVRLLQNYKRLEDYKYIYILAALILLLATILFGVEAGGARSWIDLGIARFQPSEIVKIILVIFLASYLEEKREVLTEGTRNLWGIPVPGVQYIGPLLVMWGFSLALLIFQKDLGTALIFFGTFLVMIYISTGRWSYVLFGSVLFGFGATVCYYVFSHVRVRVAIWMNPWADIEGKGYQIIQSLFALGSGGTFGTGIGLGQPNLIPAVHTDFVFSAWSEETGLAGAIAILIIYCFIIYRGFRISLAAHTGFGALLAAGLTSLLAVQTLVIVGGVTKLLPLTGVTLPFVSYGGSSLVSSYIMLGLLMRISAEG, via the coding sequence ATGATGTATTCCGGAAAACGTGAGCATGAGCGGTCGCTATTTATATATGTGATCCTATTTCTCTGGATGGGATTGCTAGGTCTTTTTGGAGCTGACAGCGAAACTTTTGCGGCAGCTGGCTTTAAGCAGCCGCTCCTGTTTGCAGCCCTAGTAAGTTTGGGATTGATAGCGGTCCATTTGCTGTTGGAAAAATGGCGGTTCCGGGGTGACCAGTTCCTGTTTCCACTGACCTCAATGTTGAGTGTAGCTGGACTGGTAATGATACTTAGGCTGGAACCGGATTATGCCATGCGCCAGTCAATTTGGTTATTTACAGGCTTGGCTGCTTTTTTGGCCACGGTCAGACTGCTGCAAAACTATAAAAGACTTGAAGATTATAAATATATTTACATACTGGCAGCGCTTATTCTGCTGCTGGCCACAATATTGTTTGGAGTGGAAGCCGGTGGTGCGCGAAGCTGGATAGACCTAGGTATTGCCAGATTTCAGCCCTCGGAAATCGTTAAGATCATCCTGGTTATTTTCCTGGCCAGTTACCTGGAGGAAAAGAGAGAGGTTCTTACTGAGGGGACCAGAAACCTTTGGGGTATTCCTGTCCCCGGCGTACAGTACATCGGACCTCTTCTGGTAATGTGGGGTTTTTCCCTGGCGCTGCTGATTTTTCAGAAGGATCTGGGCACTGCGCTGATTTTCTTCGGGACATTTTTGGTCATGATCTATATATCGACGGGAAGGTGGTCTTACGTTTTATTTGGCAGCGTTCTCTTTGGTTTTGGAGCAACAGTATGCTATTACGTTTTCAGTCATGTCAGGGTCAGGGTTGCTATATGGATGAATCCCTGGGCTGATATTGAAGGTAAGGGTTATCAGATTATCCAGTCCCTGTTTGCCCTGGGCTCCGGGGGAACATTTGGGACCGGAATCGGTCTGGGTCAGCCAAACCTGATACCGGCTGTGCATACAGATTTTGTTTTTTCTGCCTGGAGTGAGGAAACAGGGCTGGCAGGGGCAATCGCAATCCTTATCATTTATTGCTTCATAATTTATCGGGGCTTTCGCATTTCGCTGGCTGCACATACAGGTTTTGGGGCCCTGCTGGCTGCAGGCTTGACATCACTGCTGGCTGTGCAGACTCTGGTTATAGTTGGCGGGGTGACTAAGCTTCTGCCTCTGACGGGGGTGACCCTTCCCTTTGTCAGCTATGGCGGCAGTTCCCTGGTTTCCAGTTATATAATGCTGGGGCTGCTGATGAGGATATCAGCTGAAGGCTAG
- a CDS encoding peptidoglycan D,D-transpeptidase FtsI family protein: MMNRNIVVVAGLIMAAFFINIVYMTYLQVFRSDELLNHPRNRRLQILEEKILRGQIRDSGDRVLAETIRSGESAKRVYPYGAITGNVTGYLSRKLGRWGLEAAYNRELLGLDSGLAADGSWALNMLDTGEPGNDIILSLDAEMQKTAYDMLGNRKGAVVALEPGTGRILVMVSKPGFDPGQIESQWESLRTHPDSPLLNRAAQGLYPPGSTMKVVTAAGILAARPDTVSRTFEAPGYIIVEGRRIEDSLAKGRLSLSEAMARSSNYVFASLGMELGAAKFVETAHSFGIGKELPVETAVAASRIPESGEMSELELAETAIGQGRLLVTPLNMAVVTAAVANGGKVMKPSLVDEVRGPGGRVIRPFKAELLLTPMAEETAAVIRDLMVAVVANGTGRAASIPGIQVAGKTGSAENPHGIAHAWFIGFAPAENPEVAVAVIVENGGAGGIEAAPIAREIMKKVIRQ; encoded by the coding sequence ATGATGAACCGGAACATAGTGGTAGTTGCCGGACTGATAATGGCGGCATTTTTTATAAATATTGTATATATGACATACCTGCAGGTATTTCGCAGTGATGAACTGCTTAATCACCCACGCAACAGGAGGCTCCAGATACTTGAAGAAAAGATACTCAGGGGACAGATCCGTGACAGCGGGGACAGGGTACTGGCTGAAACCATTAGATCGGGAGAGTCCGCAAAGCGTGTATATCCTTATGGTGCGATAACCGGGAATGTGACCGGTTACCTTTCACGGAAACTGGGCCGCTGGGGGCTGGAAGCTGCCTATAACCGGGAACTGCTGGGCCTTGACAGCGGTCTGGCCGCTGATGGTTCCTGGGCTTTGAATATGCTTGATACAGGTGAACCCGGAAATGATATAATACTTAGCCTGGATGCCGAGATGCAGAAAACAGCGTATGACATGCTGGGGAACCGGAAGGGGGCAGTTGTAGCCCTTGAGCCAGGTACCGGAAGGATATTGGTGATGGTGAGCAAGCCGGGTTTTGACCCGGGGCAGATAGAGAGTCAATGGGAAAGCCTAAGGACACATCCCGACAGCCCTTTATTGAACAGGGCTGCTCAAGGTCTATATCCACCGGGGTCAACTATGAAGGTGGTAACAGCAGCAGGAATTCTGGCTGCGCGGCCGGATACGGTAAGCCGGACCTTTGAAGCGCCGGGGTATATTATCGTTGAGGGACGGCGTATTGAAGACAGTCTGGCAAAGGGCAGACTGAGTCTTTCGGAAGCAATGGCCCGCTCCAGTAACTATGTTTTTGCTTCACTTGGCATGGAACTGGGCGCTGCCAAATTTGTGGAAACAGCACACAGCTTTGGAATCGGTAAGGAACTGCCTGTAGAAACAGCAGTGGCTGCCAGCCGGATTCCAGAATCGGGGGAAATGTCTGAGCTGGAGCTGGCAGAGACTGCTATCGGGCAGGGACGCCTCCTGGTAACTCCGTTAAATATGGCAGTTGTGACTGCTGCAGTTGCTAATGGCGGCAAGGTCATGAAACCAAGCCTGGTCGATGAGGTCAGGGGTCCCGGGGGAAGGGTTATCAGGCCTTTCAAGGCAGAGCTGCTGTTAACCCCTATGGCCGAAGAAACAGCAGCTGTAATCAGAGACCTCATGGTTGCGGTTGTGGCCAACGGAACTGGGAGGGCAGCATCCATTCCGGGGATTCAGGTTGCCGGGAAGACCGGATCAGCGGAAAACCCGCATGGGATCGCCCATGCCTGGTTTATCGGATTTGCCCCGGCGGAAAACCCCGAGGTGGCCGTGGCGGTTATCGTCGAGAATGGCGGCGCAGGTGGCATCGAGGCGGCGCCGATAGCCAGGGAAATAATGAAAAAGGTAATCAGACAGTGA
- the pknB gene encoding Stk1 family PASTA domain-containing Ser/Thr kinase, whose amino-acid sequence MIGNLLGKRYEIVSRLGGGGMAVVYKAKDTLLNRRVTVKVLRSEFTSDDEFVSRFRREAQAVAKLSHPNIVSVYDVGQEGDTHYIVMEYIEGRNLKEIIREQGKLPIDQAVDITRQICDGLQDAHENGIVHRDVKPHNILVMDNGRVKVTDFGIAQMMSSVTVTDSSMIVGSVHYFSPEQAKGETTGAKSDIYSLGVVLYEMLTGKVPFEGETPIAVALKHIKSEPLPPGRLNPGVSPELERIILKAMNKDITMRYLNAGDMARDLKRIISGETGGETRVMDADEFATKVMSGPVVITGDKKDDDAKNFRRKKKKRVRPFVTILVVALLGLLAGVGYIWVSDFINVPEVVVPDVENIPYEEAGEKLDALKLVAKTRMEFDPEVESGFVISQNPPAETKVKEYTQVELIVSKGANFITVPNVVRKEKTAAEIELTNADFEVSFSEEFDDEAEAGTVIEQTPAGDAEARKGSTVKLVISKGPEPRPAAVPDITGISLKEAQAKLAEAKLTLSPDIDQKESKEYISGYVITQDPQPGTEVQEGDAVKIVLSTGPGPKEKTVRVEGAMPTDGLTHQLKIVVSDVVGERVAYGPVEYNSGEPFSQLVAYYERGTIRVFIDDFQAPYEELPVN is encoded by the coding sequence GTGATTGGAAATTTGCTGGGCAAGAGGTATGAAATTGTGTCCCGTCTCGGCGGCGGGGGAATGGCGGTGGTTTACAAAGCGAAGGACACTCTGTTAAACCGCCGGGTAACAGTTAAGGTGTTGCGTTCCGAATTCACCAGTGATGATGAGTTTGTCTCCCGCTTCCGCAGGGAGGCTCAGGCTGTTGCTAAACTATCTCACCCTAATATTGTGAGTGTTTATGATGTCGGCCAGGAAGGTGATACCCACTACATAGTAATGGAATATATCGAAGGCCGTAATCTGAAGGAAATCATCAGGGAGCAGGGGAAACTGCCCATAGACCAGGCAGTAGACATAACCAGGCAGATCTGTGACGGTCTGCAGGATGCCCATGAAAACGGTATCGTACACCGGGATGTGAAGCCACATAATATCCTGGTTATGGATAACGGCAGGGTAAAGGTTACTGACTTCGGGATAGCACAGATGATGAGTTCGGTAACTGTAACCGATTCTTCGATGATAGTGGGATCAGTACATTATTTTTCTCCCGAGCAGGCTAAGGGAGAAACAACCGGGGCTAAATCAGACATTTATTCTCTTGGTGTGGTCCTGTATGAAATGCTTACCGGAAAGGTTCCTTTTGAAGGGGAGACCCCGATAGCGGTTGCTCTGAAACACATTAAATCCGAACCTTTGCCTCCGGGCAGGCTGAACCCCGGTGTTTCACCTGAACTGGAACGGATAATTCTAAAGGCCATGAACAAAGATATTACCATGCGCTACCTGAACGCCGGTGATATGGCCAGGGACCTGAAGAGAATTATCAGCGGTGAAACCGGCGGAGAGACCCGGGTGATGGATGCCGATGAATTCGCCACCAAAGTTATGAGCGGTCCGGTGGTAATCACAGGTGACAAAAAGGATGATGATGCCAAGAATTTCCGCCGGAAAAAGAAGAAAAGAGTACGTCCGTTTGTCACCATACTGGTTGTCGCTCTGCTGGGTCTGCTGGCAGGGGTAGGGTACATTTGGGTCAGTGACTTCATTAATGTACCTGAAGTGGTAGTTCCAGATGTGGAGAATATCCCCTATGAAGAGGCAGGAGAAAAACTCGATGCCCTGAAACTCGTTGCCAAAACCAGGATGGAATTTGATCCTGAAGTGGAGTCAGGCTTTGTCATCAGTCAGAACCCGCCGGCAGAGACAAAGGTTAAAGAATACACTCAGGTGGAACTGATTGTAAGTAAAGGCGCGAATTTTATAACAGTACCCAATGTAGTGCGCAAAGAAAAAACAGCAGCTGAGATAGAGTTGACCAATGCCGACTTTGAAGTCAGCTTTTCCGAGGAATTTGACGATGAGGCGGAAGCAGGGACAGTTATTGAACAGACCCCGGCCGGAGATGCCGAAGCCAGAAAGGGAAGCACTGTCAAGCTGGTGATCAGCAAAGGGCCTGAACCAAGACCTGCTGCAGTTCCTGACATTACCGGTATTTCCCTGAAGGAAGCTCAGGCCAAACTTGCAGAAGCAAAGTTAACCCTGAGTCCTGATATTGACCAGAAGGAAAGCAAGGAATATATTTCCGGATATGTCATCACGCAGGACCCTCAGCCCGGGACTGAGGTCCAGGAGGGCGATGCCGTGAAAATAGTATTAAGTACGGGACCGGGACCCAAGGAGAAGACAGTCCGGGTTGAAGGAGCAATGCCAACTGACGGCTTAACTCACCAACTGAAAATTGTTGTTTCAGATGTGGTGGGTGAACGGGTGGCTTATGGACCTGTAGAATATAACTCCGGGGAACCGTTTTCCCAGCTGGTGGCTTATTACGAGAGAGGCACTATCAGGGTATTTATTGATGATTTCCAGGCGCCATACGAGGAACTTCCGGTAAATTAG
- the rsgA gene encoding ribosome small subunit-dependent GTPase A, with amino-acid sequence MQQGTVVRAYSGFYYVEIDKEVWECRLRGKFRLSKQTVLPGDRVKVREGGKKTGVIEEILPRTTVLDRPQVANVDQVVIVMACADPDPQTDLLDRLLVQAEAAGLLPIICFNKTDLVDIETTASLVKIYIDAGYKVLPASAKTQEGITELRDCLKGHLTVFAGPSGAGKSSLLNVVHSGFGLKTGRVSRKIGRGRHTTRYAELLELDPGSLVVDSPGFSSLYIPEMDRKHLGEMFPEFLAYIEQCRFNGCLHRAEPDCAVKQALHEGKINPERYQHYLLFLEELDSREKRY; translated from the coding sequence ATGCAGCAGGGCACTGTAGTCAGGGCGTATAGCGGGTTTTACTATGTTGAAATCGACAAAGAGGTCTGGGAATGCCGCTTAAGGGGCAAGTTCAGGCTGTCAAAGCAAACTGTGCTTCCCGGAGACCGGGTAAAGGTCCGGGAGGGGGGCAAAAAAACCGGGGTGATTGAAGAAATCCTGCCCCGGACCACTGTTTTGGACCGGCCCCAGGTTGCCAATGTGGACCAGGTGGTGATAGTAATGGCCTGTGCTGACCCGGACCCCCAGACTGATTTGCTGGACCGCCTGCTAGTGCAGGCTGAAGCTGCCGGGCTGCTTCCCATAATCTGTTTTAACAAAACAGACCTGGTTGACATTGAGACCACTGCTTCACTGGTTAAAATATATATTGATGCCGGATATAAGGTGCTGCCTGCCAGTGCGAAGACACAAGAGGGGATTACAGAATTAAGGGATTGCCTCAAAGGCCACCTGACAGTTTTTGCCGGGCCTTCAGGGGCTGGAAAGTCTTCACTGTTAAATGTGGTTCACTCTGGCTTTGGACTGAAAACCGGCAGGGTAAGCAGAAAAATCGGCCGCGGGCGGCATACTACGCGCTATGCCGAGCTGTTGGAACTTGATCCGGGGTCACTGGTTGTGGACAGCCCGGGGTTCAGCAGTTTGTATATCCCTGAGATGGACAGGAAGCACCTGGGTGAAATGTTCCCTGAATTCCTGGCATATATAGAGCAGTGCCGGTTTAACGGCTGTCTCCACAGGGCTGAGCCGGACTGTGCCGTGAAACAGGCTTTGCACGAGGGTAAAATAAATCCTGAGAGATATCAGCACTACCTGCTTTTCCTGGAGGAGTTGGATTCCCGGGAGAAAAGATATTAG
- the rpe gene encoding ribulose-phosphate 3-epimerase produces MVKLAPSILSADFACLADQVRLVEEAGVDYLHIDVMDGHFVPNITIGPLVVEALRPKSSLLFDVHLMIEEPDRYIEQFVKAGADLISVHAEACPHLHRSVQNIKSYGIRTAVALNPATPLNVIEYVLEELDMVLLMTVNPGFGGQKFISAVIPKITALRDRVNSLGLQTEIQVDGGVGPGNAGEIVKAGANVLVAGSAVFGTGDIAGAVRSLRIAAGER; encoded by the coding sequence ATGGTGAAACTGGCGCCTTCAATACTGTCTGCGGATTTTGCCTGCCTGGCTGACCAGGTAAGGCTGGTGGAAGAGGCAGGAGTAGATTATTTACACATTGATGTGATGGACGGGCATTTTGTGCCTAATATAACCATCGGCCCACTGGTGGTGGAAGCCCTAAGGCCGAAAAGCAGCCTGTTGTTTGATGTCCACCTAATGATTGAGGAACCTGACCGGTATATCGAACAGTTTGTCAAAGCGGGGGCTGATCTGATCAGTGTCCATGCAGAAGCCTGTCCCCACCTGCACCGGTCGGTACAGAATATTAAATCATATGGCATCAGGACAGCAGTGGCGCTGAACCCAGCCACACCTCTGAATGTAATCGAATATGTCCTGGAAGAGCTGGATATGGTCCTTCTAATGACAGTGAATCCGGGATTTGGCGGGCAGAAATTTATTTCCGCGGTGATTCCCAAAATAACGGCGCTGCGTGACCGGGTAAACAGTCTTGGCCTGCAAACTGAAATTCAGGTAGATGGTGGTGTTGGGCCGGGGAATGCCGGGGAGATAGTAAAGGCTGGGGCCAATGTCCTGGTTGCCGGTTCCGCGGTTTTCGGTACAGGCGACATTGCGGGAGCGGTGAGGAGCCTGAGGATTGCTGCCGGAGAAAGGTGA
- a CDS encoding histone deacetylase family protein yields MKKVGLVYDPIYLEHDTGSHPENFRRLEYILEALDDYGIRDRMVEIGAEEASVEQVAMFHGPAYIEKVARFAQQGGGYLDPDTVVSSKSYEAALMAAGGVTAAVDSVIEGTVDSAFALVRPPGHHAKADRSMGFCLFNNVVIGAIHARKTYGIERILIVDWDVHHGNGIAEAFHGDPGVLYFSTHQQGIFPHTGSASDAGSGAGEGYTINVPLNRWTGDSGLYIAFTQILEPVARQFKPQLIMVSAGFDAHYADPLAGLEMTIGGYARLAEIVKRIAASECGGRIVAALEGGYNLGVVGHAVSAVVNVFGEYGVKVEEPGGTEPRFEKPVMRIPIDEAIKIQRKYWKL; encoded by the coding sequence ATGAAAAAAGTGGGACTGGTTTATGACCCCATTTATCTGGAACATGATACAGGGTCACATCCGGAAAATTTCCGCAGACTGGAATACATCCTGGAAGCCCTTGATGATTATGGGATAAGAGACAGGATGGTTGAGATAGGAGCAGAAGAGGCATCTGTTGAGCAGGTGGCCATGTTTCACGGACCTGCATATATAGAGAAGGTGGCTCGTTTTGCCCAACAGGGTGGGGGGTATCTGGATCCGGATACAGTCGTTTCATCCAAATCATATGAAGCGGCGCTGATGGCTGCCGGAGGAGTTACTGCTGCTGTCGACAGTGTTATTGAGGGCACGGTTGATTCGGCCTTTGCTCTGGTGCGTCCTCCGGGGCATCACGCAAAAGCAGATAGGTCGATGGGTTTCTGCCTGTTTAACAATGTTGTCATCGGGGCTATCCATGCCAGAAAAACATACGGCATAGAACGAATTCTCATAGTGGACTGGGACGTCCACCACGGCAACGGTATAGCTGAGGCTTTCCATGGTGACCCGGGTGTCCTTTATTTTTCCACCCACCAACAGGGGATATTTCCCCATACCGGCAGCGCTTCGGACGCCGGTTCCGGCGCCGGGGAAGGCTATACGATAAATGTACCGCTTAACAGGTGGACCGGTGATAGCGGCCTGTATATTGCTTTCACCCAGATACTGGAGCCGGTAGCCCGGCAATTTAAGCCACAGCTGATCATGGTTTCAGCAGGTTTTGATGCTCATTACGCAGACCCCCTGGCGGGCCTGGAAATGACTATCGGCGGATATGCCCGGTTGGCTGAAATAGTTAAGCGAATAGCTGCTTCGGAATGTGGCGGCAGAATTGTGGCCGCCCTCGAGGGAGGGTATAACCTGGGTGTAGTGGGTCATGCGGTCTCCGCAGTGGTGAATGTTTTTGGTGAATATGGGGTAAAGGTGGAAGAACCGGGGGGGACGGAACCTCGCTTTGAGAAGCCTGTGATGAGAATACCCATTGATGAGGCCATCAAGATACAAAGGAAGTACTGGAAGCTTTAA